Proteins from a single region of Electrophorus electricus isolate fEleEle1 chromosome 5, fEleEle1.pri, whole genome shotgun sequence:
- the rbm42 gene encoding RNA-binding protein 42 isoform X2, producing MALKSGEERLKEMEAEMALFEQEVLGGPVAVSPGGPPVVEALPVALAVPAVPMIRPIIGTNTYQQVQQSLEARAATLVPPPPAFVGPAVPAVRPPPMIRPAFVPHILQRPGGQRMPVMRGPPPQGMMAPPMPRPPPPPPMMMAPPMSGPPQHPMGPIGPIGPPLGPMNSVSPQVDAMSPVVSVPNRPVTQGSPKVTPSIIQAAPTVYTAPPAPKRPDIRAQRQARMEELAASVAEQQAAAMAAGLLETKKDGPSDDTIIGPSMPDPEPVHTEPADASTEDKKKGKQEKVKKCIRTAAGSSWEDASLLEWESDDFRIFCGDLGNEVNDDILARAFSRYPSLLKAKVVRDKRTGKTKGYGFVSFKDPNDYVRAMREMNGKYVGSRPIKLRKSTWKDRNLEVVRKKQKEKKKLGLR from the exons ATGGCGTTGAAATCGGGCGAAGAACGCCTCAAAGAAATGGAGGCGGAGATGGCACT GTTTGAGCAGGAGGTCTTGGGAGGACCTGTGGCTGTTTCTCCAGGGGGCCCTCCAGTGGTGGAGGCTCTTCCTGTGGCTCTGGCTGTGCCAGCTGTACCTATGATCCGGCCAATCATTGGCACAAACACCTATCAACAG GTCCAGCAGAGCTTGGAGGCGAGAGCTGCTACATTAGTTCCCCCACCGCCAGCATTTGTTGGACCAG CCGTACCTGCGGTGAGGCCTCCACCAATGATACGACCTGCATTTGTTCCACACATCCTGCAAAGACCAG GTGGTCAAAGAATGCCAGTGATGCGTGGTCCTCCTCCACAAGGCATGATGGCGCCGCCTATGCCCCggccccctccaccaccacccatgATGATGGCCCCGCCAATGTCAGGCCCCCCGCAGCACCCCATGGGGCCGATTGGACCGATTGGACCACCTTTGGGTCCCATGAACTCAGTTTCACCA CAGGTAGACGCAATGAGCCCGGTGGTGTCTGTGCCAAATCGGCCAGTGACCCAGGGCTCTCCGAAGGTTACACCCAGCATTATACAAGCCGCCCCCACTGTTTATACAGCACCGCCTGCCCCCAAAAGACCGGACATTAGAGCACAGAGACAGGCGCGCATG GAAGAGCTAGCGGCATCTGTAGCCGAGCAGCAGGCAGCAGCAATGGCTGCCGGCCTCCTGGAGACCAAGAAAGATGGCCCCTCAGACGACACTATCATCGGGCCCAGCATGCCTGACCCAGAGCCCGTTCACACAGAG CCAGCAGATGCCAGCACAGAGGATAAGAAGAAAGGGAAGCAGGAGAAGGTAAAGAAGTGCATCCGGACTGCAGCGGGCAGCTCGTGGGAAGACGCTAGCCTCCTGGAGTGGGAATCAG ATGACTTCAGGATATTCTGCGGAGACCTGGGAAACGAGGTGAACGATGACATCCTGGCACGGGCATTCAGCCGCTACCCGTCCCTCCTGAAGGCCAAGGTGGTACGGGACAAACGCACAGGCAAGACCAAGGGTTACGGCTTCGTCAGCTTCAAGGACCCCAACGACTACGTGCGCGCCATGAGGGAGATGAACG GAAAGTACGTAGGCAGCAGACCCATCAAATTACGAAAGAGCACATGGAAAGACAG
- the rbm42 gene encoding RNA-binding protein 42 isoform X1, whose translation MALKSGEERLKEMEAEMALFEQEVLGGPVAVSPGGPPVVEALPVALAVPAVPMIRPIIGTNTYQQVQQSLEARAATLVPPPPAFVGPAVPAVRPPPMIRPAFVPHILQRPGGQRMPVMRGPPPQGMMAPPMPRPPPPPPMMMAPPMSGPPQHPMGPIGPIGPPLGPMNSVSPQVDAMSPVVSVPNRPVTQGSPKVTPSIIQAAPTVYTAPPAPKRPDIRAQRQARMEELAASVAEQQAAAMAAGLLETKKDGPSDDTIIGPSMPDPEPVHTEGESTGRRTQNATYIFAKSLDPKGLSTTGIRNRKLNEYKPADASTEDKKKGKQEKVKKCIRTAAGSSWEDASLLEWESDDFRIFCGDLGNEVNDDILARAFSRYPSLLKAKVVRDKRTGKTKGYGFVSFKDPNDYVRAMREMNGKYVGSRPIKLRKSTWKDRNLEVVRKKQKEKKKLGLR comes from the exons ATGGCGTTGAAATCGGGCGAAGAACGCCTCAAAGAAATGGAGGCGGAGATGGCACT GTTTGAGCAGGAGGTCTTGGGAGGACCTGTGGCTGTTTCTCCAGGGGGCCCTCCAGTGGTGGAGGCTCTTCCTGTGGCTCTGGCTGTGCCAGCTGTACCTATGATCCGGCCAATCATTGGCACAAACACCTATCAACAG GTCCAGCAGAGCTTGGAGGCGAGAGCTGCTACATTAGTTCCCCCACCGCCAGCATTTGTTGGACCAG CCGTACCTGCGGTGAGGCCTCCACCAATGATACGACCTGCATTTGTTCCACACATCCTGCAAAGACCAG GTGGTCAAAGAATGCCAGTGATGCGTGGTCCTCCTCCACAAGGCATGATGGCGCCGCCTATGCCCCggccccctccaccaccacccatgATGATGGCCCCGCCAATGTCAGGCCCCCCGCAGCACCCCATGGGGCCGATTGGACCGATTGGACCACCTTTGGGTCCCATGAACTCAGTTTCACCA CAGGTAGACGCAATGAGCCCGGTGGTGTCTGTGCCAAATCGGCCAGTGACCCAGGGCTCTCCGAAGGTTACACCCAGCATTATACAAGCCGCCCCCACTGTTTATACAGCACCGCCTGCCCCCAAAAGACCGGACATTAGAGCACAGAGACAGGCGCGCATG GAAGAGCTAGCGGCATCTGTAGCCGAGCAGCAGGCAGCAGCAATGGCTGCCGGCCTCCTGGAGACCAAGAAAGATGGCCCCTCAGACGACACTATCATCGGGCCCAGCATGCCTGACCCAGAGCCCGTTCACACAGAG GGGGAATCCACAGGCAGGAGGACACAAAATGCAACCTACATTTTTGCAAAGTCGCTGGACCCAAAAGGGCTGAGCACCACTGGTATAAGGAACAGAAAATTGAATGAGTACAAG CCAGCAGATGCCAGCACAGAGGATAAGAAGAAAGGGAAGCAGGAGAAGGTAAAGAAGTGCATCCGGACTGCAGCGGGCAGCTCGTGGGAAGACGCTAGCCTCCTGGAGTGGGAATCAG ATGACTTCAGGATATTCTGCGGAGACCTGGGAAACGAGGTGAACGATGACATCCTGGCACGGGCATTCAGCCGCTACCCGTCCCTCCTGAAGGCCAAGGTGGTACGGGACAAACGCACAGGCAAGACCAAGGGTTACGGCTTCGTCAGCTTCAAGGACCCCAACGACTACGTGCGCGCCATGAGGGAGATGAACG GAAAGTACGTAGGCAGCAGACCCATCAAATTACGAAAGAGCACATGGAAAGACAG